ATATCCCAATTATCCTAAAGCAGATATTAAGGGCTATCCAAATCAGATTGATGTTTCCAAGCGCCTGGCATTCTTCTACGGAAACTATCCAGATCACTATGAAACACTTCACCCAAAGTTAGATGGCACTTTTATCCCCTCCATCAAGGATGAAAACGGTAAATATGTTGCCAACCCTAAATACTTGCAACTGCACGAAGATGCTATCCATGTGGGTGGTAATTTACCATCACACCAGGAGTCTGGTGTTCACACCGCTGATGATGCCGTACTGAATGCCCAAGGCCCAGGATCAGAGAAATTTAAAGGCTTTATGGATAACACGGAAGTTTTTAAAGTAATGGCAGAGTCATTGGGTCTTGGTAATAAATAAATACTTCGTTCCATGGAATCTTTAAATAACATTAACTATGGCTCATTAATAGATACTGCTATCAGTCTTGGTGCAGCGTTCCTCTTTGGAGGATTGATTGGTTTAGAGCGTCAGTATCGGCAAAGAACAGCAGGATTACGAACCAATATACTGGTTGCGATTGGAGCTGCAATATTTGTTGATGCAGCAAATAGACTTACTGGTCATGATGGAGCTGTTCACGTCATGGCATATGTTGTTTCTGGTATAGGCTTTCTGGGCGCCGGCGTCATCATGCGTGAAGAAGGGAATGTTCGTGGTATTAATACAGCAGCTACTTTATGGGCATCTGGTGCAGTTGGTGCTTGTGCTGGCGCTGATTTAATTCTTGAGGCAGGTTTGGCCACCTTATTTGTATTGGCTGCAAACACGCTTCTTCGGCCTGTTGTTACATTCATCAACCGCCAACCGCTCGATACTATATCGGTCGAGGTTACCAATTCTGTTTATATCATTACGCCAAAGCATGCACAAAAGCATGCTTTGAAGCAATTTATTAAGACTTTAGAAGAGGCTGGATACCAAACTCAAGACATTGAAGTGCATCAATTTGGTAGTGATGAAGTTGAGATACAAGCGGTGCTTACTGCCTCAGCAGTTGATGGAGATGAGATGGATAAACTAATAGCTAAGATTGCTGATCAAGAATTTGTCACGCAGGCTTTTTGGAGTCCAAGTACAACAGATTAGTGATTCCTATTCTTTTGACACAATATTGAAATATTTGCAGTTCAATATTTCCCTGTGAATACAAATAACCAAGAATCAACTATTACCTGCCCCCATTGCCAGGCTTCAGAGCTACTTGCCACGCATACGGGACTTACCCATCATTTCTTTCGCTGCAGCTCCTGCAGCGCGATTTTGAAGCCTAAATCTGGCGACTGCTGCATTCTCTGCAGTTTTGGCACTCAAGATTGCAATAGCCCCGAGCAAAATTTGGCCGCATAGTTGTCGTCAACTTCACCGGCAATGCTCTTTGCTGTCTTATTTCATGAATATGTCATGGTTTTTACATAAAATAGACATATTTATTGCAGCATTCCATTTTTGGGGAAGATTTTGGCAAGTAATCCCGTAGACCATTTATTTAACTCTGCAGATCTCGTTGCAGCGGTTGATTTGGGGTCGAATAGTTTTCGGATGCTCATCGCACAGGCTGTTAATACACCCTCCGGGACTCAACTTCGCCCCATAGATACCCTTCGAGAATCAGTTCGTCTAGCAGCAGGTCTTACGGAAAATAAATTACTCGGAAATGACGCATATCAAAGAGGCCTAACGGCTATTAAGCGCTTTGGAGAGCGAATTCGAGGTTTTGATCCTGCTAATGTCCGCGCTGTTGCTACCAATACCTTGCGTGTTGCTAAGAATGCGCAGCAATTTGTAAATGATGCTCAAGAGGCCTTAGGCTTCCCAATAGAAGTGATTGCCGGCGTTGAAGAAGCTCGGCTTATTTATATTGGTGCCGCCCATGAAGTCCAGGCAGTACAGGGCAATCGTTTAGTGGTTGATATTGGTGGTGGCTCCACAGAATTCATTATTGGTAAGGGCTATGAGCCCAAGCTTTTAGAGAGTCTTTATATCGGCTGTGTTTCTCATAGCATGCGCTTTTTCCCTAAAGGCAATATTGATGCCCATGAATTTAAGGAGGCAGAACTTGCAGCTAGGCGCGAGATTCAGGTTATTTCGGGGGCTTATCTCAATAGTGGCTGGAAGCAGGTTATTGGCTCATCGGGTACAGCAAGAGCGCTTGCAGAATTGATATCCGCAAACGATCTTAATGGTCGTTCGAATGATAGCGGTGGCCTGATTACACGCGAAGGCCTCAAGGCCCTCAAGAAGCACTTATTGAAATATGAGCATGTTAGTCAAGTTGAGCTGATTGGCCTTAAGGATGACCGACGATCAGTATGGCCTGGCGGATTGGCGATCATGCTTGCAGTTTTTGATGAGCTTGGCATTGAGGAAATGGAAGTTACGGATGCCGCTTTGCGTAGCGGTGTCTTATACGATCTCCTAGGTCGATCCCAGCATCATGACATGCGCTATGTAACTGTTGAACAGTTCATGCAACGTTACGCAGTAGACAGAGACCAAGCTGATCGCGTTGGAAAGCTTGCGGCGGACTTTTTACAACAGTTGCCAAAACCTGAAGCAGAAAATAGGGCGGATAACGTTGCCTTATTGCAATGGGCGGCTAATTTGCATGAAATCGGACTCTCTATTTCTCACAATGGCTATCACAAACACTCGGCCTATATTGCTGGAAATGCTGACATGCCTGGGTTTTCTAAGAATGATCAAGCAAGGCTTGCCGCCTTGTTAATTGGCCACACTGGAAAGCTTGGTAAGTTGGCAAATAATCATAACTTTCATGATTGGCGAATGCTGTTTTGTCTCCGCTTGGCTCAAGTCCTATGTCGAGGCCGTAATGACACTAATCTTCCAAAAATTAAGGTTTCCGAACACGATGGCTCCTATCTTGTGAGCCTTTCTAAAGAGTGGGCTACTGAGCATCCTCTAACCGAATTTAGTCTGATAAAAGAAGCGACTGAATGGGAGCGCGTAGGTAGATCCTATCAAGTCAGTTTAAAGTAAGCCCTGTATTTAACAATAAAAAAGCCGCTTCTAGTCAAAGCGGCTGATTTTAAGATGCTATCTACGAGTTATATACCCAAGAAGTGTTTTGCGTAACGTGGGTTGATATCCGAGAGACGCAACATTGTTAGTAAATCCGCGGTGTTGAAATCAGGATCCCAAGCGGGTGCACTGCAAATCTTCGCGCCTAATTTGAGGTAGCCTTTAATCAATGGGGGCGCATCTACATCTAAGCCTCCATTAAGCTTGTCAAGAGGAAGAGGGAGCCTAGGAAATGCATGGAACTCAGTTGGCGCCATTTGATCATTGCCAAGTGAGTTATATAAACTAGCTGCAAAGTGACCGCCGTCGGCCATAGGAATACTAGCGCAACCAAGCATGATCTCATACCCATTTTTAAGCATGTACTGAGCTAATCCACTCCACAAGGCCATGATTACAGCTCCCGAGCGATAATCTTGGTGAACACATGATCTACCAAGTTCAACCAGCTTCGGACGCAGGTGATTCAACCGAGAAAGGTCAAATTCAGAATCTGAGTACAGACGCCCGATTTCTTGGGCTTTGTGTGGGGGCAGAACACGATAGGTGCCGACCACTTTCAAAGAGTCATGATCGCGAATTAATAAGTGATCGCAATATGCATCAAATTCGTCGATATCTAGACCTTCGGCATTTTGAGATAGGTTAGCACCCATTTCTTCTGCGAAAACTTTATAGCGAAGTCTTTGTGCTTCCTTCACTTCACCAGGACTATTAGCCCATTCAATTTTAAAAGCAGGTTTCTTTGTCTTTACTGTCTTTGTAACAACAGAAACTTCTTCAACTTGAGATAATTGAGTACGACTTTTATTAGCAAACTTCTTGCCAAATAGTTTCTTAGCTAATTTTTTGGAAAGCTTTTTAATCGGATTTAGGTTTGATTTACTTGGATCTTTTTTCTTTTTTGGCGAGAAGATCTCAAAGGCGCCAATTGGATTCGGGATATCAGACATAGTTAGCCTTGTATGTAGTTTTTAAGATGTTATTGAGCATTTATGACGCTTTAAAGACAATCGGAATGCAGACGGCAGACCACATCAAAACAGCAATAAATAGGGCCAGCATGACCGCTGCAGAGCCGAAATCCTTAGCTCGTTTAGAGAGGTCATGATGATCAAATGAGATGCGATCGATGGCAGCCTCAACACTGGAATTAAGTAATTCCACAACCAAGACCATTAAAAGTGAAGCAATTAACAATGCCTTCTCAAGATAGCTAATGGGCATGAATATGGCTATTGGAGTAAGCAATACAAATAGCGTTAATTCTTGTCTAAAGGCGCTTTCTTCTTGAAAAGCATAGACTAAACCGCACCAAGAGTTTTTTGCAGCATGCCAAGCACGAGCAATACCCCTATTTCCTTTGTGTGGGTTTTGATCAATGTGATATGGGGGGTTCAAGGCCGTTCCTTGTTATGCAATTGCAGTGACATGGACATCTGGACTTGGCACAGGCTTGAGATGTTTAGCAAATTCTTCAGATGCAGCTCTCCATGAGAATTTTTCAGCATGTGCTCGTGCGACTTCACGTGGAATTTTTAAGGCCTCTAAGCAGGCAACTCTCAAGTCATCATTCATGGCGCCTGCTTTGGAATTGCCAAGCACGTCAATTGGTCCAGTTACAGGATAAGAGGCTACAGGTGTGCCACAAGCCATTGCCTCAAGCAAAACGAGGCCAAATGTATCTGTCTTGCTTGGGAATACAAATACGTCTGCTGCGGCATAAACTTTAGCGAGTTCATGTTGTTGTAATACGCCAAGATAGTTAATATCTGGGTATTTTTCTTTAATACCAGCCATGGCTGGACCATCTCCAACTACCCACTTTGATCCTGGTAAATCAATCTCTAGAAATGCATTGATATTTTTTTCAATTGCTACTCGACCAACGTATAAAAATATTGGGTGTGCAGTGTTCAGCGCCTTGGACTCCTGCATTTTGAAGATATCTAAATCCACACCGCGCGACCAAAGGACGACATTGTTTAGACCATACTTCTCAAGATCTTCTTTGACAACAATGGTTGGAGCCATAACAGCCATAGAAGGACCATGGAACCAGCGAATGAAGGCATAAGTTATTGCGAGTGGAATACCAGTCCTAGCTTTGACGTATTCTGGAAAGCGTGTGTGATAAGCGGTAGAGAAGGGTAGATTATTCTTTACTGCGTATGAGCGGGCAGATAATCCCAAGGGGCCTTCGGTCGCAATATGCATCGCATCAGGAGCAAATTCTTTGATACGTCGTGCCACTTCCTTGCCTGGAAACAGAGAAAGCGCAATATCGGGGTATGTTGGACATGGAATAGATTTAAATCCTGTGGGAGTAATCATTTCTACTTCATGACCCATGGCTATTAATTCAGCACGGGTTTGTTTTAGCGTTCGTACTACGCCATTA
Above is a genomic segment from Polynucleobacter wuianus containing:
- a CDS encoding GNAT family N-acetyltransferase, with product MSDIPNPIGAFEIFSPKKKKDPSKSNLNPIKKLSKKLAKKLFGKKFANKSRTQLSQVEEVSVVTKTVKTKKPAFKIEWANSPGEVKEAQRLRYKVFAEEMGANLSQNAEGLDIDEFDAYCDHLLIRDHDSLKVVGTYRVLPPHKAQEIGRLYSDSEFDLSRLNHLRPKLVELGRSCVHQDYRSGAVIMALWSGLAQYMLKNGYEIMLGCASIPMADGGHFAASLYNSLGNDQMAPTEFHAFPRLPLPLDKLNGGLDVDAPPLIKGYLKLGAKICSAPAWDPDFNTADLLTMLRLSDINPRYAKHFLGI
- a CDS encoding GDCCVxC domain-containing (seleno)protein, coding for MNTNNQESTITCPHCQASELLATHTGLTHHFFRCSSCSAILKPKSGDCCILCSFGTQDCNSPEQNLAA
- a CDS encoding glycosyltransferase family 4 protein, with the protein product MKIMIITDAWDPQVNGVVRTLKQTRAELIAMGHEVEMITPTGFKSIPCPTYPDIALSLFPGKEVARRIKEFAPDAMHIATEGPLGLSARSYAVKNNLPFSTAYHTRFPEYVKARTGIPLAITYAFIRWFHGPSMAVMAPTIVVKEDLEKYGLNNVVLWSRGVDLDIFKMQESKALNTAHPIFLYVGRVAIEKNINAFLEIDLPGSKWVVGDGPAMAGIKEKYPDINYLGVLQQHELAKVYAAADVFVFPSKTDTFGLVLLEAMACGTPVASYPVTGPIDVLGNSKAGAMNDDLRVACLEALKIPREVARAHAEKFSWRAASEEFAKHLKPVPSPDVHVTAIA
- the ppx gene encoding exopolyphosphatase, with protein sequence MASNPVDHLFNSADLVAAVDLGSNSFRMLIAQAVNTPSGTQLRPIDTLRESVRLAAGLTENKLLGNDAYQRGLTAIKRFGERIRGFDPANVRAVATNTLRVAKNAQQFVNDAQEALGFPIEVIAGVEEARLIYIGAAHEVQAVQGNRLVVDIGGGSTEFIIGKGYEPKLLESLYIGCVSHSMRFFPKGNIDAHEFKEAELAARREIQVISGAYLNSGWKQVIGSSGTARALAELISANDLNGRSNDSGGLITREGLKALKKHLLKYEHVSQVELIGLKDDRRSVWPGGLAIMLAVFDELGIEEMEVTDAALRSGVLYDLLGRSQHHDMRYVTVEQFMQRYAVDRDQADRVGKLAADFLQQLPKPEAENRADNVALLQWAANLHEIGLSISHNGYHKHSAYIAGNADMPGFSKNDQARLAALLIGHTGKLGKLANNHNFHDWRMLFCLRLAQVLCRGRNDTNLPKIKVSEHDGSYLVSLSKEWATEHPLTEFSLIKEATEWERVGRSYQVSLK
- a CDS encoding MgtC/SapB family protein translates to MESLNNINYGSLIDTAISLGAAFLFGGLIGLERQYRQRTAGLRTNILVAIGAAIFVDAANRLTGHDGAVHVMAYVVSGIGFLGAGVIMREEGNVRGINTAATLWASGAVGACAGADLILEAGLATLFVLAANTLLRPVVTFINRQPLDTISVEVTNSVYIITPKHAQKHALKQFIKTLEEAGYQTQDIEVHQFGSDEVEIQAVLTASAVDGDEMDKLIAKIADQEFVTQAFWSPSTTD
- a CDS encoding diacylglycerol kinase; its protein translation is MNPPYHIDQNPHKGNRGIARAWHAAKNSWCGLVYAFQEESAFRQELTLFVLLTPIAIFMPISYLEKALLIASLLMVLVVELLNSSVEAAIDRISFDHHDLSKRAKDFGSAAVMLALFIAVLMWSAVCIPIVFKAS